ATTTCATAATTTGATCACTAACAGCTTGGATATGGCATGATAATACGCGATATTGGGCTATGGTCACAATTATCCGCACGACAAATATGGTCAGGCTGTCTTTTCTGCGCGCGTTGCTTAATGATGCGGGGATCAAAAATGAGGTTTTTGACAGTCACATCTCGGCTTTGGAAGGTGGCATTGGCGCGTTCCCCTGTCGTCTGGTTGTTGCTGATGCCTATAAGCTGAGCGCCGAGCGTGTGCTTGATGATGCGGGTGAATTGTATGATGACTGATCCCG
This window of the Candidatus Puniceispirillum marinum IMCC1322 genome carries:
- a CDS encoding putative signal transducing protein yields the protein MVTIIRTTNMVRLSFLRALLNDAGIKNEVFDSHISALEGGIGAFPCRLVVADAYKLSAERVLDDAGELYDD